From one Paeniglutamicibacter psychrophenolicus genomic stretch:
- a CDS encoding FAD-dependent oxidoreductase — protein MEHELDMIVIGWGKGGKTLAGTMARAGQRVAIVEASARMYGGTCINIGCVPTKALIHDAETRTGNGFDPGYFDTAVQRRDKLTAAMRAKNFSMLDDLDSVMAITGRATFIGPRRLRIQAGEKTMELGAKRIIINTGAVPQVPDLGGVRIGGRIHDSTTLQHAPLPASLVVVGGGYVGTEFASMFAHFGSRVTVLDRGPRALKKEDEDVAAEVLGALGDVGVEVRTGASVQRIEQDAGSARVHYIQDGQTREIEAEAVLIALGRTPATDGLDLAAAGIELTSSGAIKVDEHLRTTAEGVYALGDVNGGPQFTYVSLDDNRIVADAILGTGTRSTADRVAVPSTIFTTPPLARVGLSEEAARARGLEIKVAVKKVAEIAAMPRPKIVGDPRGIIKFVVDANTDLVLGAALMHVDSQEVINLVALAMRQKVTSAALRDSIFTHPSSTEALNEVLGTFSR, from the coding sequence ATGGAACACGAACTTGATATGATTGTCATTGGCTGGGGCAAGGGCGGAAAAACCTTGGCCGGGACCATGGCCCGCGCCGGGCAACGCGTGGCCATCGTCGAGGCCTCGGCCCGGATGTATGGCGGCACCTGCATCAACATCGGCTGCGTTCCCACCAAGGCCCTGATCCACGACGCGGAGACCCGCACCGGTAACGGGTTCGACCCCGGATACTTTGACACCGCGGTGCAACGCCGGGACAAGCTCACCGCCGCCATGCGGGCCAAGAACTTCTCCATGCTCGATGACCTCGACTCGGTCATGGCCATCACCGGGCGAGCCACCTTCATCGGCCCGCGCCGCCTCAGGATCCAGGCCGGGGAAAAGACCATGGAACTGGGCGCCAAGCGCATCATCATCAACACCGGAGCCGTGCCACAGGTCCCGGACCTCGGCGGCGTGCGCATCGGCGGGCGCATCCACGACTCCACCACGCTGCAGCATGCGCCCTTGCCCGCATCGCTGGTGGTGGTCGGCGGCGGATATGTCGGCACGGAGTTCGCCTCCATGTTCGCGCACTTCGGATCCAGGGTCACCGTGCTGGACCGCGGACCCCGGGCGCTGAAGAAGGAAGACGAAGACGTGGCCGCCGAGGTCCTCGGTGCGCTTGGAGATGTAGGCGTCGAGGTCCGCACCGGCGCCAGCGTGCAGCGCATCGAACAGGACGCCGGCAGCGCCCGGGTGCACTACATCCAAGACGGCCAGACACGCGAGATCGAAGCCGAGGCAGTGCTCATCGCCCTGGGCCGCACCCCGGCCACCGACGGGCTGGACCTGGCAGCCGCGGGGATCGAGCTCACCTCTTCCGGGGCCATCAAGGTCGACGAGCACCTTCGCACCACCGCCGAGGGCGTGTATGCGCTGGGCGACGTGAACGGCGGGCCACAGTTCACCTACGTTTCCCTGGACGACAACAGGATTGTCGCCGACGCGATCCTGGGGACCGGGACCCGTTCCACCGCGGACCGTGTTGCGGTTCCCTCCACCATCTTCACCACCCCGCCGCTGGCACGCGTCGGGCTCAGCGAGGAGGCGGCCCGGGCCCGGGGCCTGGAGATCAAGGTCGCCGTCAAGAAGGTCGCCGAGATCGCCGCGATGCCGCGGCCCAAGATCGTGGGCGATCCCCGCGGCATCATCAAGTTCGTGGTCGATGCCAACACGGACCTGGTTCTTGGGGCTGCCCTGATGCACGTGGATTCGCAGGAAGTCATCAACCTGGTTGCCCTGGCCATGCGCCAGAAAGTCACCTCTGCCGCGTTGCGCGATTCGATCTTCACGCACCCTTCGTCCACCGAGGCGCTGAATGAGGTTCTCGGGACCTTCAGCAGGTAG
- a CDS encoding PQQ-dependent sugar dehydrogenase has product MTAYGPAAGLRMDRRTVLALGGALSLAALAGCSPPVNPIATATPGPAPTGIGPRKILKATGLDTPWSMVRAKDGRILVSERDTARILSLSPDGNLMPLVHLPQVVAGGEAGLLGLEIIAASGEAEWLYAYLGTETDNRVVRMQLQGSGVGPVEDILLGIPRANIHNGGRIKQGPDGLLYIGTGDATDREAAQDPSRLNGKILRINPDGSIPEANPFAGSPVYSYGHRNVQGLGWDSSGRLWASELGPEKNDEVNLIEPGKNYGWPFVTGVARDARFVDPIHVWPSTADASPSALAIAGDIAYVACLRGERLWELPLPAGEPTAGGTLPGARELLSGQEGRLRDALLVGDELWVATNEGADSRIIALELPVA; this is encoded by the coding sequence ATGACGGCTTACGGGCCCGCGGCCGGCCTCCGGATGGATCGCCGCACGGTGCTGGCCCTCGGCGGGGCCCTGTCCCTGGCGGCCCTGGCCGGATGTTCACCTCCGGTGAACCCCATCGCCACTGCCACGCCCGGCCCCGCGCCCACCGGCATCGGTCCCCGGAAAATACTCAAGGCCACCGGCCTTGACACCCCCTGGTCCATGGTCCGGGCCAAGGACGGGCGCATCCTGGTCTCCGAGCGCGACACCGCCCGGATACTGAGCCTCTCCCCCGACGGCAACCTCATGCCCCTGGTGCATCTGCCCCAGGTGGTCGCCGGCGGCGAAGCGGGGCTGCTGGGGCTCGAGATCATCGCCGCATCCGGCGAGGCTGAATGGCTCTACGCCTACCTGGGCACCGAAACCGACAACCGGGTGGTGCGCATGCAATTGCAGGGTTCGGGGGTCGGGCCGGTCGAGGACATCCTGCTCGGCATTCCGCGGGCCAACATCCACAACGGCGGGCGCATCAAGCAGGGTCCGGACGGCCTGCTCTACATCGGCACCGGGGATGCCACCGACCGGGAGGCGGCCCAGGACCCGTCCCGGCTCAATGGCAAGATCCTGCGCATCAATCCGGACGGAAGCATCCCGGAAGCCAATCCCTTTGCCGGTTCCCCGGTGTATTCCTACGGGCACCGCAATGTCCAGGGGCTCGGATGGGATTCGAGCGGCCGGCTCTGGGCCAGCGAGCTGGGCCCGGAAAAGAACGACGAAGTGAACCTGATCGAGCCCGGCAAGAACTACGGATGGCCGTTTGTCACCGGGGTGGCCCGCGATGCGCGTTTTGTCGACCCGATCCATGTGTGGCCCAGCACCGCCGACGCCTCACCGAGCGCGCTGGCCATTGCCGGGGACATTGCCTATGTGGCCTGCCTGCGCGGCGAGCGGCTGTGGGAGTTGCCGCTGCCGGCCGGGGAGCCGACCGCCGGCGGAACGCTTCCGGGAGCCCGCGAGCTGCTCTCCGGCCAGGAAGGCCGGCTGCGCGACGCGCTGTTGGTGGGCGATGAATTGTGGGTGGCCACCAACGAGGGTGCTGATTCGAGGATCATCGCCCTGGAACTTCCCGTCGCCTAG
- a CDS encoding glycine betaine ABC transporter substrate-binding protein produces MRKKLVSFLAVAAASALALTACGSSTPEGAASPSGGDTGDKKEVTIGVFAGWDEGIAVSNLWERILEKEGYDVTLTTADAAPVFTGITTGDFDMTMDVWLPETHAEYLKKYGDKMQELGTWNENAKLTIAVNEDADITSLDELAGKADMFGNRIVGIDPGAGLTKAVKERVIPEYGLEKMDFVTSSTTAMLTELKKATTAGDNILVTLWRPHWAYDAFPIKDLEDPKGTLGVAEKISTYGSLTFKEDFPTLTGWMKDFKMDDEKLFSLENALFNDTDTQDYGPLVDKWISENQEWVDSLTAKK; encoded by the coding sequence ATGAGGAAAAAACTCGTATCATTCCTGGCCGTGGCAGCCGCCTCGGCCCTGGCCCTGACCGCGTGCGGTTCCAGCACCCCTGAAGGTGCCGCGTCTCCTTCCGGGGGTGACACCGGAGACAAGAAGGAAGTGACCATCGGTGTCTTCGCGGGCTGGGACGAAGGCATCGCAGTGTCCAACCTGTGGGAGCGCATCCTTGAGAAGGAAGGCTACGATGTCACGCTGACCACCGCCGACGCGGCACCGGTCTTCACCGGCATCACCACCGGCGACTTCGACATGACCATGGACGTCTGGCTTCCGGAAACCCACGCCGAGTACCTGAAGAAGTACGGCGACAAGATGCAGGAACTGGGCACCTGGAACGAAAACGCCAAGCTCACCATCGCGGTGAACGAGGACGCTGACATCACCTCGCTGGACGAGCTCGCCGGCAAGGCAGACATGTTCGGCAACCGCATCGTGGGCATCGACCCGGGGGCGGGCCTGACCAAGGCCGTGAAGGAACGTGTCATCCCGGAGTACGGCCTGGAGAAGATGGACTTCGTGACCTCCTCGACCACCGCCATGCTGACCGAGCTGAAGAAGGCAACCACCGCCGGGGACAACATCCTGGTGACGCTGTGGCGCCCGCACTGGGCCTATGACGCGTTCCCGATCAAGGACCTCGAGGACCCCAAGGGCACACTGGGTGTCGCCGAGAAGATCAGCACCTACGGATCCCTCACCTTCAAGGAGGACTTCCCGACCTTGACCGGGTGGATGAAGGACTTCAAGATGGACGACGAGAAGCTCTTCTCCTTGGAAAACGCGCTGTTCAACGACACCGACACCCAGGACTACGGACCGCTCGTTGACAAGTGGATCTCCGAAAACCAGGAATGGGTGGACTCGCTGACCGCGAAGAAGTAA
- a CDS encoding ABC transporter permease, translating into MDDLFRIPVGKWAETALDWVIDNLGAFFDGIKAFFAQFYSALDWVLTTPPFWAVIVVLSGLAFWLKGWKLGVGSVAGFLLIYGMNQWTNAMHSLALVLVASVVAVVISVPLGIAAAKSPAVSGTVKPVMDFLQTMPAFVYLIPVLLLLGIGPVPGIVATIVFALAPGARFTELGIRSVDSEVVEAGQAFGASPMRILRQIQIPLAMPTIMAGINQIIMLSLSMVVIAGMVGAGGLGGAVYQALTGLNTPLGVESGLSVVILAIYLDRVTASLSRKKTLVAA; encoded by the coding sequence ATGGACGACTTGTTCCGGATTCCCGTTGGCAAATGGGCCGAGACAGCCCTGGATTGGGTGATCGATAACCTCGGCGCCTTCTTCGACGGCATCAAGGCCTTCTTTGCGCAGTTCTACAGCGCGCTTGACTGGGTTTTGACCACCCCGCCGTTCTGGGCGGTGATCGTCGTGCTTTCGGGCCTGGCCTTCTGGCTCAAGGGCTGGAAGCTCGGCGTGGGCAGTGTCGCCGGGTTCCTGCTGATCTACGGCATGAACCAGTGGACCAACGCCATGCATTCCCTGGCGCTGGTCCTTGTCGCTTCCGTGGTTGCCGTGGTCATATCCGTTCCGCTGGGCATCGCCGCCGCCAAGTCCCCGGCGGTATCGGGCACCGTGAAACCCGTGATGGACTTCCTGCAGACCATGCCGGCGTTCGTGTACCTGATTCCGGTGCTGCTGTTGCTGGGCATCGGGCCGGTCCCGGGCATCGTGGCGACCATCGTGTTCGCGCTGGCCCCCGGGGCACGCTTCACCGAGCTGGGCATCCGCTCCGTGGACAGCGAAGTCGTCGAGGCCGGGCAGGCCTTCGGTGCCTCGCCGATGCGCATCCTGCGCCAGATCCAGATCCCGCTGGCCATGCCCACCATCATGGCCGGCATCAACCAGATCATCATGCTCTCGCTGTCCATGGTCGTCATTGCCGGCATGGTCGGCGCCGGCGGCCTGGGCGGTGCCGTCTACCAGGCACTGACCGGGCTGAACACGCCGCTGGGCGTGGAATCCGGTCTCTCGGTCGTCATCCTGGCGATCTACCTTGACCGCGTCACTGCTTCCTTGAGCAGGAAGAAGACCCTCGTAGCAGCATAA
- a CDS encoding quaternary amine ABC transporter ATP-binding protein has product MNAAPGAASPALRVANAFKVFGRRPQEAVKALKEGKTRQDVAAMGTAAVIDASFEVKPGEIFVVMGLSGSGKSTLIRMLNGLWTMTSGSVHIGDTDISKISGKRLREVRQKSVSMVFQHFALLPHRTVLENAAYALEIQGMDKKKRTELATKMLKTVGLEGWGEKYPSQLSGGMQQRVGLARALCAETDILLMDEAFSALDPLIRRDMQEQLASLQADLGKTIIFITHDLNEAMFLGDRIAVMKDGEIVQIGTPDDILTHPATEYVASFVRDVDRTRVLTAGSVMQNPRAVVSVSGGARAALLTMRQQQTSGAFVVDRHRKFRGIVTDREVMALVDSGESDLTGILAREDEAVSAETALNDLFGRAVESSTPLPVVDDEGRLVGAVARATLLAALGNVPSSTSSMEILTPGQTAGSNDGSQPPGIFATEPTTESGGNL; this is encoded by the coding sequence ATGAATGCAGCACCAGGAGCGGCTTCTCCGGCCCTACGTGTCGCCAACGCCTTCAAGGTGTTTGGGCGCAGGCCGCAAGAAGCCGTGAAGGCCCTCAAGGAGGGCAAGACGCGCCAGGACGTCGCCGCGATGGGCACCGCCGCCGTCATCGATGCGTCGTTCGAGGTCAAACCCGGCGAAATCTTCGTCGTCATGGGCCTGTCCGGCTCCGGAAAATCAACGTTGATCCGGATGCTCAACGGCCTGTGGACGATGACCAGCGGTTCGGTCCACATCGGCGACACCGACATTTCCAAGATCTCCGGAAAGCGCCTGCGCGAGGTGCGGCAGAAGAGCGTTTCCATGGTCTTCCAGCACTTCGCGTTGCTGCCGCACCGCACCGTGCTGGAGAACGCCGCCTACGCCCTGGAGATCCAGGGCATGGACAAGAAGAAGCGCACCGAACTGGCCACCAAGATGCTCAAGACCGTGGGTCTGGAGGGTTGGGGCGAAAAGTATCCCTCGCAGCTCTCCGGCGGCATGCAGCAACGCGTCGGGCTGGCCCGCGCGTTGTGCGCGGAAACCGACATCCTGCTCATGGACGAGGCGTTTTCGGCACTCGACCCGTTGATCCGCCGCGATATGCAGGAGCAGCTTGCCTCCCTGCAGGCTGACCTGGGCAAGACCATCATCTTCATCACCCACGACCTGAACGAAGCGATGTTCCTCGGGGACCGCATTGCGGTGATGAAGGACGGGGAAATCGTGCAGATCGGCACCCCCGACGACATCCTGACCCACCCGGCCACCGAATACGTGGCCTCGTTCGTTCGCGACGTGGACCGCACCCGGGTGCTCACCGCCGGCAGCGTCATGCAGAACCCGCGGGCAGTGGTCAGCGTGAGCGGCGGCGCCCGTGCCGCACTGCTGACCATGCGCCAGCAGCAGACCTCAGGCGCCTTCGTCGTCGACCGGCACCGGAAGTTCCGCGGCATTGTCACCGACCGCGAGGTCATGGCGCTGGTTGACAGCGGGGAATCGGATCTCACCGGGATCCTGGCGCGCGAAGACGAAGCAGTCTCCGCCGAAACCGCACTCAACGACCTCTTCGGCCGGGCCGTGGAAAGCAGCACGCCGCTGCCCGTCGTCGATGACGAGGGACGCCTGGTCGGCGCTGTTGCCCGGGCCACCCTGCTGGCGGCCCTGGGCAACGTGCCCTCATCGACCAGTTCCATGGAGATCCTCACCCCGGGGCAGACCGCCGGAAGCAACGACGGCAGCCAACCACCAGGAATCTTCGCGACGGAACCGACCACTGAAAGCGGAGGGAACCTCTAA
- a CDS encoding bifunctional 3-phenylpropionate/cinnamic acid dioxygenase ferredoxin subunit, with protein sequence MSEAINIGSVDSIDEGEAIVIPSEENGTKEDIAVFHAEDGNFYAINDECTHETASLADGWIEGTEVECPVHAAKFCLKSGTALCLPATVAARTHKIEVQDGELLLYPDTPAV encoded by the coding sequence ATGAGCGAGGCAATCAACATCGGTTCCGTCGACAGCATCGACGAGGGCGAGGCCATCGTGATCCCCTCGGAAGAGAACGGCACGAAGGAAGACATCGCCGTGTTCCACGCCGAGGACGGCAACTTCTACGCCATCAACGACGAGTGCACCCACGAAACCGCCTCGTTGGCCGACGGCTGGATCGAAGGCACGGAGGTCGAGTGCCCGGTGCACGCGGCGAAGTTCTGCCTGAAGTCCGGCACGGCACTTTGCCTGCCTGCCACCGTGGCCGCGCGCACCCACAAGATCGAGGTCCAGGACGGGGAGCTGCTGCTCTACCCCGACACCCCGGCCGTCTAG